A portion of the Schistocerca americana isolate TAMUIC-IGC-003095 chromosome 10, iqSchAmer2.1, whole genome shotgun sequence genome contains these proteins:
- the LOC124552306 gene encoding uncharacterized protein LOC124552306, with translation MDEIDTELLITLVEVRPVLWDKTLDAYRDRIATKNAWREVCVALKQDFDEMEDKDKNAFGIEVIRRWTNLRDSFVKSNIKIQAAKKSGSAAKKMKKYVYSDQLQFLKKLYDARETEDSFQSERTARLEEDIETQGSVENTENVSGPFDTAPTQQTSKSECHTNRKHRKPDAIEMKILRALEEDKPCSKMSFLLSLKPHLEKFDEQDYLQFQMGVLKVIENIYERRNILTAQPPPFTHYTPPMPYNNRFQAYSYSPMENAAPISSYHTHQIRPPPAAPNPTTFLEQPLQTSQGRSSYQRINKVPPPYPSPSTSSHEGPPSTTQFYNVFAESLSPQSDSTVSPATNSLVSTADIDIDFSTS, from the exons atggatgaaattgatactgaacttttgataaccttggtggaagtaagacctgttctgtgggacaaaactctagatgcgtatagagatcgtattgctacaaagaatgcttggcgggaagtttgcgtagcactgaagcaagattttgatgagatggaagacaaagataaaaatgcgtttg gtatagaagtaatacggaggtggaccaatctacgagactcctttgtgaagtcaaacataaaaattcaagctgcgaaaaaaagtggctcagcagcaaagaaaatgaaaaagtatgtatattctgatcagctgcagtttctaaaaaagctgtatgatgctcgagagacggaggacagttttcaatcggaacgcaccgccagactggaagaagatatagaaacgcagggctccgtcgaaaatactgagaatgtttctgggccatttgatacagcacccacacaacaaacatccaaaagcgagtgccatacaaacagaaaacatagaaaacctgatgcaatcgaaatgaaaatattacgagctctggaagaagacaaaccttgcagcaaaatgtcatttttacttagtctgaagcctcatctggaaaaatttgatgaacaggattatcttcagtttcagatgggagtcctcaaagttatagaaaatatatatgaaaggagaaatatattgacagctcaacctcctccatttacccattacacacctcccatgccctataataatagatttcaagcttattcttattcacctatggaaaatgctgctccaatatcctcttaccatacgcatcagattcgtcctcctccagctgcaccaaacccaactacttttctcgaacaaccattacagacttctcaaggtcgcagttcttatcaacgaattaataaagtgccaccaccatacccttcgccttccacaagtagccatgaaggcccaccatcaacaacgcagttctacaacgtttttgcagagagcctgtcgccacaaagtgacagtacagtcagtcctgctacaaactctttggtttcaactgctgatattgatattgacttttctacttcataa